A single window of Zea mays cultivar B73 chromosome 10, Zm-B73-REFERENCE-NAM-5.0, whole genome shotgun sequence DNA harbors:
- the LOC118473524 gene encoding lysine-specific histone demethylase 1 homolog 3-like, whose product MQTASERNEVKDMSNRLEARELSTALSKNSSDAMYPIVSKESLLQEMFFSAKTTSGRLHLAKELLKLPTDVLKSFAGSKEGLSTLYSWILDSLGKNATQLLRHCVRLLVLVSTDLVAVRLSGLCSSMPPCPFK is encoded by the exons ATGCAGACAGCCAGTGAAAGGAATGAAGTCAAGGACATGTCAAATAGACTTGAAGCACGTGAACTTTCTACTGCTCTAAGTAAGAACTCATCTGATGCAATGTATCCAATTGTTAGCAAGGAATCTTTGCTGCAAGAAATGTTTTTCAGTGCAAAGACAACATCAGGGCGCCTACATTTGGCTAAGGAGTTATTGAAGCTTCCTACAGATGTTCTTAAATCATTTGCTGGGTCTAAAGAAGGACTAAGTACGCTATACTCCTGGATACTT GATTCACTTGGGAAAAATGCTACTCAACTACTGCGGCACTGTGTGCGTTTGCTTGTGCTTGTTTCCACTGATCTGGTAGCTGTACGTTTATCAGGTTTGTGCAGTTCTATGCCTCCATGTCCCTTTAAATGA